One genomic window of Arcobacter sp. CECT 8986 includes the following:
- a CDS encoding sensor histidine kinase → MNYYKDTTKLNTIDDVLNKKFSTTKNIDISNFSKNVYWLKIDIKNCDGKKYILNIDNFLIDEIDLFFIKNSKVVKSYKTGVKYKNSTKGLTKYSKFAFPLDIKGNFSIYLRIESSFLSLPFIKILSNEVFLKKQNYNNMFNTAFYFSLTLMFFYNLCIFIVSKIRIYKFYLGYIFGIFGFLFFYDGYLNTLFFTEYPMVSELLFFIFYVIIFISVTKFSTLLFQSKRNTFLLHKILIKTSLVIVPIFASIGIILSFVNKDLIFLAQKYLLLCAIFVILLIITITVKYYRSKEEIISKIYSFIWIIFMIVSLLFAINMMFGFVDTNIMTKILKFNILLEIIAMSLFIAYRLKDSKEKNLRLKIKNKEQELFILRQTRLASFGEVINSIAHEWKQPLHRINMLSLDLETTYDKKGLTKEYLYNQLNEIELQTKYMNDTVNQFMDYFSPQKTKEEFYLIDCVNEAVNLLSIKFSKNLINYKIDCIDENIKTIGYKKEYIQCIIILINNAIDAILNQKVSDKYIYFKIDKFGNRARLSIIDNAGGIKVEPIDKIFEPNVSTKASNTNSGVGLFIAKKIIEDNMNKKLTCENYNDGAKFCIIG, encoded by the coding sequence ATAAACTATTATAAAGATACCACAAAACTAAATACAATTGATGATGTTTTAAATAAAAAATTTAGCACTACAAAAAATATCGACATCTCTAACTTTAGTAAAAATGTATATTGGTTGAAAATTGATATAAAAAATTGTGATGGTAAAAAATATATATTAAATATTGATAACTTTTTGATTGATGAGATTGATCTATTTTTTATAAAAAATAGTAAAGTAGTAAAATCATATAAAACAGGTGTAAAATATAAAAATAGTACTAAAGGACTTACAAAATATAGTAAGTTTGCATTTCCTTTGGATATAAAAGGCAATTTTTCTATTTATCTAAGAATTGAGTCTTCCTTTTTATCTTTGCCTTTTATCAAAATATTAAGTAATGAAGTTTTTTTAAAAAAACAAAATTATAATAATATGTTTAATACTGCATTTTACTTCTCTTTGACTTTGATGTTTTTTTATAATTTATGTATTTTTATTGTTTCAAAAATTAGAATATATAAGTTTTATTTAGGCTATATTTTTGGAATATTTGGCTTTTTATTTTTTTATGATGGATATTTAAATACGCTATTTTTTACTGAATATCCTATGGTTTCTGAACTTCTATTTTTTATATTTTATGTGATTATTTTTATCTCTGTTACTAAGTTTTCAACACTTTTGTTTCAAAGTAAAAGAAACACATTTTTACTACATAAAATTTTGATAAAAACCTCTTTGGTTATAGTTCCAATATTTGCATCAATTGGAATAATCTTAAGCTTTGTAAATAAAGATTTAATATTTTTAGCTCAAAAATATTTACTTTTATGTGCTATCTTTGTGATACTTTTAATCATTACAATAACAGTAAAATATTATAGAAGTAAAGAGGAAATTATTTCTAAAATTTACTCTTTTATTTGGATAATATTTATGATTGTTAGTTTGCTTTTTGCAATAAATATGATGTTTGGATTTGTAGATACAAACATAATGACTAAAATATTAAAATTTAATATTCTTTTAGAAATTATTGCAATGTCTTTATTTATTGCATATAGACTAAAAGATAGTAAAGAAAAAAACCTAAGACTAAAGATAAAAAATAAAGAGCAAGAACTTTTTATATTAAGACAAACAAGACTTGCTTCTTTTGGAGAAGTTATTAACTCAATAGCTCATGAATGGAAGCAACCATTGCATAGAATAAATATGCTATCTTTAGATTTAGAAACAACTTATGATAAGAAAGGATTAACAAAAGAGTATTTGTATAATCAATTAAATGAGATTGAATTACAAACAAAATATATGAATGACACGGTAAATCAGTTTATGGACTACTTTAGTCCACAAAAAACAAAGGAAGAATTTTATTTAATTGATTGTGTTAACGAAGCTGTTAACCTTTTAAGTATAAAATTTAGTAAAAATTTGATAAATTATAAAATTGATTGTATTGATGAAAATATTAAGACGATTGGGTATAAAAAAGAGTATATTCAGTGTATAATAATATTGATAAATAATGCGATTGATGCAATTTTAAATCAAAAAGTTAGTGATAAATATATCTATTTTAAAATAGATAAATTTGGAAATAGAGCAAGGCTTAGTATTATTGATAATGCAGGTGGTATTAAAGTAGAACCAATAGACAAAATTTTTGAGCCAAATGTCTCAACAAAAGCATCAAATACAAACTCAGGGGTTGGGTTATTTATTGCTAAAAAAATTATTGAAGACAATATGAATAAAAAATTAACATGCGAAAATTATAATGATGGAGCAAAATTTTGTATAATAGGATGA
- a CDS encoding response regulator transcription factor, with protein MKLLFVEDDELLRKSYSIYLEDLFGEIIEAQDGKEGLEKYYEHKPDIIMLDISMPHINGMDVVKEIRKENKDVTIIILSAHSDKAYLFDAIELNIFKYLVKPLPRSLFKETILKAIESRAEDNDLNFVKLVDNYVWDNFNKILKKDNQEVDLTKNEYKIMSKFCRDDVHYFTLKDLFDCIYTSEEEYSENKIMMILKRFRKKTSTKIIKNIYGMGYKFNIIK; from the coding sequence ATGAAGTTATTATTTGTAGAAGATGATGAACTACTAAGGAAAAGTTATAGTATCTATTTAGAAGATCTTTTTGGAGAAATCATAGAAGCTCAAGATGGGAAAGAGGGCTTAGAAAAGTATTATGAACATAAACCAGATATTATTATGTTAGATATTAGTATGCCTCATATAAATGGTATGGATGTAGTAAAAGAGATAAGAAAAGAGAATAAAGATGTAACTATTATTATTCTTTCTGCACATAGTGATAAAGCATATTTATTTGATGCTATTGAACTAAATATATTTAAATATTTAGTAAAACCACTACCAAGAAGCCTTTTTAAAGAGACTATATTAAAAGCTATTGAAAGTAGAGCAGAAGATAATGATCTAAATTTTGTAAAACTTGTAGATAATTATGTTTGGGATAATTTCAATAAAATACTAAAAAAAGATAATCAAGAAGTTGATTTAACTAAAAATGAGTATAAAATTATGTCTAAATTTTGTAGAGATGATGTGCATTATTTTACACTTAAAGACTTATTTGATTGTATTTATACTTCAGAAGAAGAGTATAGTGAAAATAAAATTATGATGATTCTAAAAAGATTTAGAAAAAAGACTTCAACAAAAATTATAAAAAATATCTATGGAATGGGATATAAATTTAATATTATAAAATAA
- a CDS encoding efflux RND transporter permease subunit yields the protein MFEKFLRFFVENSRMNYTLFFLIFIIGIYSYTKTAKEIFPNFELDMISINGSYNGASVDILDKMAVGEIEDKLKNLDGLKEINTVISPGKFTIILELKKGENRYNISDKVKDIITLTKTDLPSDMDEPSVKVVERYKKLIDVTLTSKKFTLDDLKPFADDLKSAILGISGVSNVTIYGDSDKYFEVLLDDRKIEALNLNKSDVFNVISNLSYIFPIGKIEGNKKHFYLSTYNGAKNGKDFEDILIKIDGKTIYLKDIAKIKKRYEDSSTLYSFNGENALSLAVEQTETSDALKISKDMKQLLEKLNKKHKDIKISIGDDNSERIQDRLNIVISNILLGILLITLLVALLINLRMAFIIAIGIPTSFVIAAIYMYTFGYTINMISLVGVLIAIGIVVDDAIVVSENIQQHIEEGYSTTEAAIMGAKEMVKPVTIASITTLFSFLPILMISGTMGEVMKLIPIALSALLVASLIESFVFLPIHAAHTLKSGAKVTSWEIPNKIYNEIIHFFMRWKKTFLILFVILVPLATILEIKESRFQMFPKFDATDIKISFKANENTKLEDAFVIVQKIEADLIKRKDEFFIRSIDSVAGHRRDAGNNTEKFPYVMYMTVELQKLKPMNFLDKYITPYLTFYYDDEGRTRTLKSKQIAQKLKKYLEEQKYKERFHLNELIVLEKKVGPVKSDIKIGLISNDNQKIIKNVEKLTDEIKNMNGVVSASNSLKFGIDEIKLKVNEYGEKLGITEHFLGSYLSNLYLEKKKAVSFDEKEMLDIKIQSINKDNYENFKNIEIPLSNGTYVRLYEVANFNIIKSFEQLTKDRAVKNFYIYANVNPDVITATEVLDKLKPTLDEIREEGIKLTFKGEAEKKKSLKHDMLFASALALLLIMISMLYLFNSFRDTFILMSIIPFSILGVLIGHKMMGLNLSMPSMIGALGLAGVVINDGIIMMTYLKKAKTLKDIFYRAEKRFRPIILTSITTLIGMSSLIFFPTGQAVIFQPIAIALGFGLAWGTILNLVYLPVLYTISHKIK from the coding sequence ATGTTTGAAAAGTTTTTGAGATTTTTTGTAGAAAATTCACGTATGAACTATACGCTTTTTTTTCTAATATTTATAATAGGAATATATTCATATACAAAAACAGCAAAAGAGATTTTTCCAAATTTTGAATTAGATATGATTTCAATAAATGGCTCTTATAATGGTGCTAGTGTTGATATTTTAGATAAGATGGCAGTAGGAGAAATAGAAGATAAACTTAAAAATTTAGATGGACTAAAAGAGATAAATACAGTAATTAGTCCTGGTAAATTTACAATTATTTTAGAGTTAAAAAAAGGTGAAAATAGATATAACATCTCTGATAAAGTAAAAGATATTATCACTCTTACAAAAACAGATTTACCCTCAGATATGGATGAACCTAGTGTAAAAGTAGTTGAAAGATATAAAAAACTAATTGATGTAACATTAACATCAAAAAAGTTTACATTAGATGACTTAAAACCTTTTGCAGATGATTTAAAAAGTGCAATTTTAGGCATAAGTGGTGTAAGTAATGTAACTATTTATGGTGATTCAGATAAATATTTTGAAGTTTTACTTGATGATAGAAAAATAGAAGCACTTAATTTAAATAAAAGTGATGTTTTTAATGTAATATCAAATCTATCATATATATTTCCTATTGGAAAAATAGAAGGCAATAAAAAGCACTTTTATTTATCTACATATAATGGTGCAAAAAATGGAAAAGATTTTGAAGATATTTTAATAAAAATTGATGGAAAAACAATATATTTAAAAGATATTGCAAAAATAAAAAAAAGATATGAAGACTCATCAACTCTTTACTCTTTTAATGGAGAAAATGCCTTATCTTTAGCAGTTGAACAAACAGAGACTTCTGATGCTCTTAAAATATCAAAAGATATGAAGCAACTTCTTGAAAAACTAAATAAAAAGCATAAAGATATAAAAATATCAATTGGTGATGATAATAGTGAAAGAATCCAAGATAGATTAAATATAGTTATATCAAATATTTTGCTTGGAATATTACTTATAACTTTACTTGTTGCTTTACTAATCAACTTACGAATGGCATTTATTATAGCTATTGGGATTCCAACATCTTTTGTAATAGCTGCAATTTATATGTATACATTTGGTTATACAATAAATATGATTTCACTTGTTGGTGTTTTAATTGCTATTGGAATTGTTGTTGATGATGCAATTGTTGTAAGTGAAAATATTCAACAACATATAGAAGAAGGTTATTCTACAACAGAAGCTGCAATTATGGGTGCAAAAGAGATGGTAAAACCAGTAACAATTGCTTCTATTACAACTCTATTTTCATTTTTACCTATTTTAATGATAAGTGGAACAATGGGAGAAGTAATGAAGCTTATTCCTATTGCATTAAGTGCACTTTTAGTTGCCTCATTAATTGAATCATTTGTATTCTTACCAATTCATGCAGCTCACACTTTAAAAAGTGGAGCTAAAGTTACATCGTGGGAAATTCCAAACAAAATATACAATGAAATAATTCACTTTTTTATGAGATGGAAAAAGACATTTCTAATTTTATTTGTCATATTAGTTCCACTTGCAACAATTTTAGAGATTAAAGAATCAAGATTTCAAATGTTTCCAAAATTTGATGCAACTGATATTAAGATATCTTTCAAAGCAAATGAAAACACAAAGCTTGAAGATGCCTTTGTTATTGTTCAAAAAATTGAAGCAGATTTAATAAAAAGAAAAGATGAGTTTTTTATAAGAAGTATAGATTCAGTTGCAGGACATAGAAGAGATGCAGGGAACAACACAGAAAAATTTCCATATGTAATGTATATGACAGTAGAACTTCAAAAACTAAAACCTATGAACTTCTTAGATAAATATATTACACCTTATTTGACTTTTTATTATGATGATGAAGGAAGAACAAGAACTTTAAAATCAAAACAAATAGCACAAAAACTAAAAAAATATTTAGAAGAGCAAAAATACAAAGAGAGATTTCACTTAAATGAATTAATAGTATTAGAAAAAAAAGTTGGACCAGTTAAATCAGATATAAAAATAGGTTTAATTTCAAATGACAATCAAAAAATCATCAAAAATGTAGAAAAACTTACAGACGAAATAAAAAATATGAATGGAGTAGTATCAGCTTCTAATTCATTAAAATTTGGAATTGATGAGATAAAACTAAAAGTAAATGAATATGGAGAAAAGTTAGGTATTACTGAACACTTTCTGGGTTCATATTTATCAAATTTATATTTAGAAAAGAAAAAAGCAGTTTCATTTGATGAAAAAGAGATGCTTGATATAAAAATACAAAGTATAAATAAAGACAACTATGAGAACTTTAAAAATATTGAGATTCCATTATCAAATGGAACTTATGTAAGATTATATGAAGTTGCTAACTTTAATATAATAAAATCATTTGAACAACTAACAAAAGATAGAGCAGTTAAAAATTTCTATATTTATGCAAATGTAAATCCAGATGTAATTACTGCAACTGAAGTTCTTGACAAATTAAAACCAACTTTAGATGAGATAAGAGAAGAAGGTATAAAACTAACTTTTAAAGGTGAAGCAGAAAAGAAAAAAAGTTTAAAACATGATATGCTATTTGCAAGTGCATTAGCACTTCTTTTAATTATGATTTCTATGCTTTATTTATTTAACTCTTTTAGAGATACATTTATACTTATGAGCATTATTCCTTTTTCTATTTTAGGAGTATTAATAGGTCATAAGATGATGGGATTAAATCTTTCTATGCCTTCAATGATTGGAGCACTTGGACTTGCTGGAGTTGTTATAAATGATGGAATTATTATGATGACATACCTAAAAAAAGCAAAAACATTAAAAGATATTTTTTATAGAGCAGAGAAAAGATTTAGACCGATTATTTTAACTAGTATAACAACTTTAATAGGAATGAGTTCACTAATCTTCTTCCCAACAGGACAAGCTGTAATATTTCAACCAATTGCAATTGCACTTGGATTTGGTTTAGCTTGGGGAACAATTCTAAATCTTGTATATTTACCAGTGTTATATACAATATCACATAAAATAAAGTAG
- a CDS encoding sensor histidine kinase — MIKKIFILIFLFAKITFANTLILEDNTDFSNLTLTKYQSTYIDKTSTFTIDDIVKETSFKNIKKTNFKASKSRVWTKVSLKNLSSTNEKLYFENNRPILDIIDIYIFKNNIPYRKIELGDNRSIKSRELKIRKSTYSLLLERNTNYTIYTMHKSYTSISTYWKVYDQYNFITATTIETIAWGIFSGIIIALILYNLAVYFTIKESYFLVYIGLALFLAIYQFKINGFYYQFFNYLDIKWIDDINWSLGFFAQIFTLLFPLTFFKPSKKSFVYKILMFLVFLNICAVIFYLSVLEYDEFKLYTNYTDLITLLTMPTLFCVSLWAIYNKLSGSLYYFLGQFSFLFLIFYGVFVNTGYLEPISHMWVIIPLGIILDVIFISLALFTKVKLIEKEKKLNEQLIISQARFTTIGQNIADLVHQWKTPISQLGSEVLLLKAMHSLDKKNFDDSFIETLPKIEDSIKFLNNTMDDIYNFYSNPKQKEKFLVKDELESVLRLLENKIKDNNITIIEELESFTYEGYKTSLTNSFMVIVENAIYEHSQNENSDKKIFITLKELDDEILLMIEDNAGGIKEEDFENLYDIDYSSKGKNGSGVGLALTKRLVENRLNGTISVANTKNGAVFKIVFPKYD, encoded by the coding sequence ATGATAAAAAAGATATTTATTTTAATATTTTTATTTGCCAAAATAACATTTGCAAATACTTTAATACTTGAAGATAATACAGATTTTTCCAATCTTACACTTACAAAATATCAATCAACATATATTGATAAAACTTCAACTTTTACAATTGATGATATAGTAAAAGAGACTTCTTTTAAAAATATAAAAAAGACAAATTTCAAAGCTTCAAAAAGCAGAGTCTGGACAAAAGTTTCACTAAAAAATCTATCGTCAACAAATGAAAAATTATATTTTGAAAATAACAGACCAATTCTTGATATTATTGATATTTATATCTTTAAAAATAATATTCCTTATAGAAAAATAGAGTTAGGAGACAATAGATCAATAAAAAGTAGAGAATTAAAAATAAGAAAAAGTACGTATAGTCTACTTTTAGAAAGAAATACAAACTATACAATTTATACTATGCATAAAAGTTATACAAGTATTTCTACATATTGGAAAGTTTATGACCAATATAACTTTATTACTGCTACAACAATAGAGACAATTGCTTGGGGTATTTTTTCTGGAATTATTATTGCTTTAATTTTATATAATTTAGCAGTATATTTTACAATAAAAGAGAGTTATTTTTTAGTTTATATAGGTTTAGCACTTTTTTTAGCTATTTATCAATTTAAAATAAATGGATTTTATTATCAATTTTTTAACTATTTAGACATAAAATGGATTGATGATATAAATTGGTCATTGGGATTTTTTGCTCAAATATTTACTCTACTATTTCCACTTACTTTTTTTAAACCCTCTAAAAAAAGTTTTGTATATAAAATATTGATGTTTTTAGTATTTTTAAATATATGTGCAGTTATATTTTATTTATCAGTTTTAGAGTATGATGAGTTTAAATTATATACAAACTATACTGATTTGATAACTTTATTAACGATGCCAACACTATTTTGTGTATCTTTATGGGCAATATATAATAAACTATCTGGTTCTTTGTACTATTTTTTAGGACAGTTCTCATTTTTATTCTTAATTTTTTATGGTGTATTTGTAAATACTGGATATTTAGAACCTATCTCACATATGTGGGTAATTATTCCTTTAGGAATTATTCTTGATGTTATATTTATCTCTCTTGCTTTGTTTACAAAAGTAAAACTAATAGAAAAAGAGAAAAAACTAAACGAACAACTAATTATATCTCAAGCTAGATTTACAACAATAGGACAAAATATTGCTGATTTAGTTCACCAATGGAAAACACCTATTTCTCAGCTTGGCTCTGAAGTTTTACTATTAAAAGCGATGCACTCTCTTGATAAGAAAAACTTTGATGACTCTTTTATTGAAACACTACCAAAGATTGAAGATAGTATAAAATTTTTAAATAATACAATGGATGATATTTATAACTTCTATTCAAATCCTAAACAAAAAGAGAAATTTTTAGTAAAAGATGAGTTAGAATCTGTTTTAAGACTTTTAGAAAATAAAATAAAAGACAATAACATAACAATAATAGAAGAGTTAGAATCTTTTACATATGAAGGATACAAAACAAGTCTAACTAACTCTTTTATGGTAATAGTAGAAAATGCAATTTATGAACACTCACAAAATGAAAATAGTGATAAAAAAATATTTATAACACTAAAAGAGTTAGATGATGAAATTCTTCTAATGATTGAAGATAATGCAGGTGGAATTAAAGAAGAAGATTTTGAGAATTTATATGATATTGATTACTCTTCTAAAGGTAAAAATGGAAGTGGCGTTGGATTAGCACTAACAAAAAGATTAGTAGAAAATAGATTAAATGGTACAATATCAGTAGCAAATACAAAAAATGGTGCTGTGTTTAAAATAGTTTTTCCAAAATATGACTAA
- a CDS encoding response regulator transcription factor: MNKHFCNLSILYAEDDDKIRENTNKILKLLYDDVYTCKDGKEALEAFHKYRPNIILTDYKMPLLDGYELTKQIREICEKTPIVIMSNYTDKEKLLKCIPLNLTSYLEKPVRYEDLLETLTLCKEASEKNNLIKFTINNILDYNFRTKKLFVEDTEVNLSKIETTILEYFINKKNQLISKDEIAALVKNEEYINDNTLKNIIYRLRKKVGKDLITNYRSFGYMLEVKT; the protein is encoded by the coding sequence TTGAATAAACATTTTTGTAATTTATCAATTTTATATGCAGAAGATGATGATAAAATAAGAGAAAATACAAATAAAATTTTAAAACTATTATATGATGATGTATATACTTGTAAAGATGGTAAAGAAGCCTTAGAAGCTTTTCATAAATATAGACCAAATATTATTTTAACTGACTATAAAATGCCACTTCTTGATGGATATGAGCTAACTAAACAAATTAGAGAAATATGTGAAAAAACTCCCATTGTTATTATGAGTAACTACACAGATAAAGAGAAACTTTTAAAATGTATTCCATTAAATCTTACTTCATATTTGGAAAAACCTGTAAGATATGAAGATTTACTAGAGACTTTAACTTTATGTAAAGAGGCATCTGAAAAAAATAATTTAATTAAATTTACCATAAATAATATACTTGATTATAATTTTAGAACAAAAAAGTTATTTGTAGAAGATACTGAGGTAAATTTAAGTAAAATAGAAACTACAATTTTAGAATATTTTATTAATAAAAAAAATCAACTAATTTCTAAAGATGAAATTGCAGCATTAGTAAAAAATGAAGAGTATATAAACGACAATACATTAAAAAATATCATTTATAGATTAAGAAAAAAGGTAGGAAAAGATTTGATTACTAATTATAGAAGTTTTGGCTATATGCTTGAAGTAAAAACATGA
- a CDS encoding two-partner secretion domain-containing protein, which yields MQRLIDYKSRFRILKGGKISLVVSSLLTASTLLNAAPTGGVVASGSANISTSGNTTNITQHTNKVTINWNKFNIASNETVNFKQPNSSSIALNRVVGNEKSIINGALNANGQVWLLNSNGILFGKSARINTAGFLGTTKQLSDSDFNAGNYNFKGDSQESVINLGEIQSADNSYVALLAKNVENDGTIKVVKGKVHLVGADDVSINLNGNSLVNLKVNKGVLDSLVKNSGAIYAKGGEIYLTTNAVNELLKGVVNNTGILEANSFEDFKGKVELFAHGGEAQVGGIINAADGFVETSGKNVKIDNNFKVSANKWLIDPVDFVIAATGGDITGATLSSNLESADVEIQSTNGSSGTDGNIYVNDIISWTANNTLTLNALNNIEINEDIIHNGTSAGGIIFLYGQSEEYGGSSSFNVLSGKSVIADSIQWRKGNKQNALRYAIVNNDIFLGNQYIEIGINYAEGGKLGSNTKPSLFYGRQGVNSGIGMIGDADGFGEGQDLRIDYFLPGTPAESFAAKYDESGSTTTGHNYALTGNNAIYELFGINNDGKIEAKVTTTLNNTLKTEQTFTLGSNDAFFNNDIVLSNVGSSNIDNVVFTRSFDPDNTSDIGGNTSTKQVINRTIASGDSENIVSASSLENGPYENLTGKKAQIFYSTSDSKSKVGFDEGTGVFFNGSNIDGMLSLANNQSKGDSITEDGGIGVIFEIGTLNVSETSSFNYKTYLSMGLIDDIVKTKVETPKVETNDVEKVVAAITQKQNTIVPIQNIKNNITIPTEFKRTEVNVISTPSNDTPTKLVSLSSLKQSKSTGDSTPTTNNDVIVPLGQNSIINLVNGGVNLPSGVEQQFFVASQEKGNN from the coding sequence ATGCAAAGATTGATTGATTATAAATCAAGATTTAGAATCTTAAAAGGTGGGAAAATAAGCTTAGTTGTAAGTTCTTTACTTACTGCTTCAACACTTTTAAATGCTGCACCAACAGGTGGAGTTGTTGCTAGTGGTAGTGCAAATATCTCTACAAGTGGTAACACTACAAATATTACACAACATACAAATAAAGTAACTATAAATTGGAATAAGTTTAACATAGCATCAAATGAGACTGTAAATTTTAAACAACCAAACTCTTCTTCAATTGCTTTAAATAGAGTGGTTGGAAATGAAAAATCTATAATCAATGGTGCTTTAAATGCAAATGGACAAGTTTGGCTTTTAAACTCAAACGGAATTTTATTTGGTAAAAGTGCAAGAATAAATACTGCTGGTTTTTTAGGAACTACAAAACAGTTAAGTGATAGTGATTTCAATGCAGGTAATTATAACTTTAAAGGTGACTCACAAGAATCAGTTATAAACCTTGGTGAAATTCAATCTGCTGATAATTCATATGTTGCATTACTTGCAAAAAATGTAGAAAATGATGGGACAATAAAAGTAGTAAAAGGTAAAGTTCATTTAGTTGGTGCAGATGATGTATCAATAAACTTAAATGGAAACTCACTTGTAAACTTAAAAGTAAACAAAGGTGTTCTTGATAGTTTAGTTAAAAATAGTGGAGCTATTTATGCAAAAGGTGGTGAGATATACTTAACTACAAATGCAGTAAATGAGCTATTAAAAGGAGTAGTAAATAATACAGGTATTTTAGAAGCTAACTCTTTTGAAGATTTTAAAGGGAAAGTTGAACTATTTGCTCATGGTGGTGAAGCACAAGTTGGTGGTATTATAAATGCAGCTGATGGTTTTGTTGAAACTTCTGGGAAAAATGTAAAAATAGATAATAACTTTAAAGTTTCAGCTAATAAATGGCTTATTGATCCAGTAGATTTTGTAATTGCTGCAACAGGAGGAGATATTACGGGTGCAACATTATCTTCAAATTTGGAGTCAGCTGATGTAGAAATTCAAAGTACAAATGGTTCTTCAGGAACAGATGGAAATATTTATGTAAATGACATTATAAGTTGGACTGCAAATAATACATTAACTTTAAATGCATTAAATAATATTGAAATTAATGAAGATATCATTCATAATGGAACTTCTGCAGGTGGTATTATATTCCTTTATGGACAAAGTGAAGAGTATGGAGGTAGTAGTTCATTTAATGTATTATCAGGGAAAAGTGTTATTGCCGATTCTATCCAATGGAGAAAAGGTAATAAACAAAATGCATTGAGATATGCAATTGTAAATAATGATATTTTTTTAGGAAATCAATATATTGAGATAGGAATAAACTATGCTGAGGGAGGTAAATTAGGCTCAAATACAAAACCAAGTCTATTTTATGGTAGACAAGGCGTAAACTCAGGAATTGGTATGATTGGAGATGCTGATGGTTTTGGCGAAGGACAAGATTTAAGAATAGATTATTTTTTACCAGGTACTCCTGCTGAATCTTTTGCTGCAAAATATGATGAAAGTGGAAGTACAACTACTGGACATAATTATGCATTAACAGGGAATAATGCAATATATGAACTTTTTGGTATAAACAATGATGGTAAAATTGAAGCAAAAGTTACTACAACTTTAAATAATACATTAAAAACTGAACAAACTTTTACATTAGGTTCAAATGATGCATTTTTTAATAATGATATAGTACTTTCAAATGTTGGCTCTTCAAATATTGATAATGTAGTTTTTACAAGAAGTTTTGACCCTGATAATACTTCAGATATTGGTGGGAATACATCTACAAAACAAGTTATAAATAGAACAATTGCTTCAGGAGATAGTGAAAATATTGTTAGTGCAAGTAGTTTAGAAAATGGTCCTTATGAAAATCTTACAGGAAAAAAAGCACAAATTTTTTATTCAACAAGTGATAGTAAATCAAAAGTTGGATTTGATGAAGGTACTGGAGTTTTCTTTAATGGTTCAAATATAGATGGAATGCTTTCTTTAGCAAATAATCAATCTAAGGGAGATTCTATTACTGAAGATGGTGGTATAGGTGTTATTTTTGAAATAGGAACATTAAATGTTTCTGAAACAAGTAGTTTTAATTATAAAACATATTTATCAATGGGGTTAATAGATGATATTGTTAAAACAAAAGTAGAAACACCAAAAGTAGAAACTAATGATGTGGAAAAAGTTGTTGCTGCTATTACTCAAAAACAAAACACAATAGTACCTATACAAAACATCAAAAACAACATAACTATTCCAACTGAGTTTAAAAGAACAGAAGTTAATGTAATTTCAACTCCTTCAAATGATACACCAACTAAATTAGTTTCATTAAGTTCTTTAAAACAATCAAAATCAACTGGTGATTCAACACCGACTACAAATAATGATGTAATTGTTCCATTAGGACAAAATTCAATTATAAATTTAGTAAATGGTGGAGTTAATTTACCATCAGGAGTAGAACAACAATTTTTTGTAGCAAGCCAAGAAAAAGGAAATAACTAA